The following proteins are co-located in the Eleginops maclovinus isolate JMC-PN-2008 ecotype Puerto Natales chromosome 23, JC_Emac_rtc_rv5, whole genome shotgun sequence genome:
- the rbmx gene encoding RNA-binding motif protein, X chromosome isoform X1 — protein MAEADRPGKLFIGGLNTETTEKALEQYFSKYGRIVEVILMKDRETNKSRGFAFVTFESPADAKDAAREMNGKSLDGKPIKVEQATKPQFESAGRRGPPMHSRSRGPPRGPRGSRGGAGGMRSPQSRDYYDNSGNVEPFFKGMSSRGPPPMKRGPPVRNGGPPPKRSAPSGPMSRTPLSRDRDPYGPPPPRRDSMMSRRDDYPSPRDDHYNSKDSYSSRDYNSRDSRDYGPPQRDYSYREYSNSSSRDDYGSMSRGYSDRDGYGGAREPRNYMDRSSGGSYRDSYDGYGNSRSTPTSRGPPPSYGGSSGSSRYDDYGSSSRDGYGSRDSYPSSRSDPYPPSRGERMGRQERGPAPPVERGYPPRDSYSSSSRGGPRGGRGGNRPDRGMARSRY, from the exons ATGGCAGAGGCAGACCGACCAGGGAAGCTCTTTATCGGGGGACTGAACACCGAGACCACCGAGAAGGCCCTTGAGCAATACTTCAGCAAATATGGCAGGATTGTTGAAG TTATTTTGATGAAAGACCGTGAGACAAACAAATCCAGAGGCTTTGCTTTTGTTACCTTTGAGAGTCCGGCTGATGCAAAGGATGCAGCCCGCGAGATGAATGGAAAG TCTCTTGATGGCAAGCCTATCAAAGTGGAGCAAGCGACAAAGCCTCAATTTGAGAGTGCTGGCAGGCGAGGGCCCCCCATGCACTCCCGCAGTCGTGGTCCACCCAGAGGGCCCCGTGGTTCCAGGGGTGGTGCTGGTGGTATGAGAAGCCCACAATCCAGAG ACTACTATGATAATTCAGGGAATGTAGAACCCTTCTTTAAAGGGATGTCATCCCGAGGTCCCCCGCCAATGAAAAGAGGACCCCCAGTTCGTAACGGAGGTCCCCCACCCAAGAGGTCGGCCCCATCTGGTCCCATGAGCCGAA CCCCATTGTCAAGAGACCGAGATCCCTATGGTCCACCCCCTCCTCGTAGAGACTCCATGATGTCCAGGAGGGATGATTATCCATCACCAAGAGATGACCATTACAACTCTAAAGACAG CTACTCCAGTCGGGATTATAATTCGAGAGACTCAAGGGACTACGGACCTCCTCAAAGAGATTATTCATACAGAGAATATTCCAACTCCAGTTCCCGAGATGACTATGGCTCGATGTCAAGAGGATACAG TGATCGGGATGGTTATGGTGGAGCCCGGGAACCCAGAAATTACATGGACCGTTCAAGTGGTGGCTCCTACAGAGATTCATATGATGGTTACG GTAACTCTCGCAGCACCCCAACATCACGGGGCCCCCCACCATCCTATGGTGGGAGCAGTGGAAGCAGTCGTTACGATGACTATGGCAGCAGTTCCCGAGATGGCTATGGCAGTCGTGACAGTTACCCCAGCAGTCGGAGTGACCCATATCCACCTAGTCGTGGCGAGCGAATGGGCAGGCAGGAGAGGGGCCCAGCTCCCCCTGTTGAGAGAGGCTACCCTCCTCGTGATTCATACAGCAGCTCAAGCCGTGGGGGGCCACGCGGTGGCCGCGGTGGCAATCGACCCGATAGAGGGA
- the rbmx gene encoding RNA-binding motif protein, X chromosome isoform X2: MAEADRPGKLFIGGLNTETTEKALEQYFSKYGRIVEVILMKDRETNKSRGFAFVTFESPADAKDAAREMNGKSLDGKPIKVEQATKPQFESAGRRGPPMHSRSRGPPRGPRGSRGGAGGMRSPQSREPFFKGMSSRGPPPMKRGPPVRNGGPPPKRSAPSGPMSRTPLSRDRDPYGPPPPRRDSMMSRRDDYPSPRDDHYNSKDSYSSRDYNSRDSRDYGPPQRDYSYREYSNSSSRDDYGSMSRGYSDRDGYGGAREPRNYMDRSSGGSYRDSYDGYGNSRSTPTSRGPPPSYGGSSGSSRYDDYGSSSRDGYGSRDSYPSSRSDPYPPSRGERMGRQERGPAPPVERGYPPRDSYSSSSRGGPRGGRGGNRPDRGMARSRY; encoded by the exons ATGGCAGAGGCAGACCGACCAGGGAAGCTCTTTATCGGGGGACTGAACACCGAGACCACCGAGAAGGCCCTTGAGCAATACTTCAGCAAATATGGCAGGATTGTTGAAG TTATTTTGATGAAAGACCGTGAGACAAACAAATCCAGAGGCTTTGCTTTTGTTACCTTTGAGAGTCCGGCTGATGCAAAGGATGCAGCCCGCGAGATGAATGGAAAG TCTCTTGATGGCAAGCCTATCAAAGTGGAGCAAGCGACAAAGCCTCAATTTGAGAGTGCTGGCAGGCGAGGGCCCCCCATGCACTCCCGCAGTCGTGGTCCACCCAGAGGGCCCCGTGGTTCCAGGGGTGGTGCTGGTGGTATGAGAAGCCCACAATCCAGAG AACCCTTCTTTAAAGGGATGTCATCCCGAGGTCCCCCGCCAATGAAAAGAGGACCCCCAGTTCGTAACGGAGGTCCCCCACCCAAGAGGTCGGCCCCATCTGGTCCCATGAGCCGAA CCCCATTGTCAAGAGACCGAGATCCCTATGGTCCACCCCCTCCTCGTAGAGACTCCATGATGTCCAGGAGGGATGATTATCCATCACCAAGAGATGACCATTACAACTCTAAAGACAG CTACTCCAGTCGGGATTATAATTCGAGAGACTCAAGGGACTACGGACCTCCTCAAAGAGATTATTCATACAGAGAATATTCCAACTCCAGTTCCCGAGATGACTATGGCTCGATGTCAAGAGGATACAG TGATCGGGATGGTTATGGTGGAGCCCGGGAACCCAGAAATTACATGGACCGTTCAAGTGGTGGCTCCTACAGAGATTCATATGATGGTTACG GTAACTCTCGCAGCACCCCAACATCACGGGGCCCCCCACCATCCTATGGTGGGAGCAGTGGAAGCAGTCGTTACGATGACTATGGCAGCAGTTCCCGAGATGGCTATGGCAGTCGTGACAGTTACCCCAGCAGTCGGAGTGACCCATATCCACCTAGTCGTGGCGAGCGAATGGGCAGGCAGGAGAGGGGCCCAGCTCCCCCTGTTGAGAGAGGCTACCCTCCTCGTGATTCATACAGCAGCTCAAGCCGTGGGGGGCCACGCGGTGGCCGCGGTGGCAATCGACCCGATAGAGGGA
- the tm9sf5 gene encoding LOW QUALITY PROTEIN: transmembrane 9 superfamily protein member 5 (The sequence of the model RefSeq protein was modified relative to this genomic sequence to represent the inferred CDS: substituted 1 base at 1 genomic stop codon), protein MKKRIHCGFVLVYSLVSYFYSCSAFYLPGLAPVSFCAKEGVEDCQTVIQLFVNRLDSVESVLPYEYDMFDFCKDEKETRPSENLGQVLFGERIESSPYKLTFKEDVKCQKVCTKSYKKANKEDASKLDFLKMGMQLNYQHHWIIDNMPVTWCYDVEDDQKYCNPGFPIGCLVNQEGRAKDACVINSDFNKKNTFYVFNHVDIKITYHSEELEAWKGARLVAATLEPKSIKHADENKPICDGVVPMEVPGVFDKDLSIVYTYSVSFEHSTLIKWASRWDYILVSMPHTNIQWFSIMNSLVIVLFLSGMVAMIMLRTLHKDIARYNQVDQGDFIKLPRTKEKSSVPYEDAQEESGWKQVHGDVFRPPRKGMLLSVFLGQGTQIFIMTFITLFCPLXSWPCLGFLSPANRGALMTCSVVLWVLLGTPAGYVSARLYKTFGGEKWKTNVLLTALLCPGIVFADFFLMNLILWVEGSSAAIPFGTLVAILALWFGISVPLTFLGAYFGFKKAAIEQPVRTNQIPRQIPEQSFFTKPVPGIVMGGILPFGCIFIQLFFILNSIWSHQMYYMFGFLFLVFLILLITCSEATILLCYFHLCAEDYHWWWRSFLTSGFTAVYLFIYAVHYFFSKLQIIGAASTFLYFGYTMIMVLIFFLFTGTIGFFACFWFVNKIYSVVKVD, encoded by the exons ATGAAGAAGAGGATACACTGTGGTTTTGTGCTGGTTTATTCCCTAGTCTCGTATTTCTATTCCTGCTCGGCATTTTATCTTCCGGGTTTAGCCCCAGTGAGTTTTTGTGCAAAAGAAGGTGTTGAAGATTGTCAG ACAGTGATTCAGCTGTTTGTCAATCGCCTTGACTCAGTAGAATCAGTCCTGCCTTATGAGTATGATAT GTTCGACTTTTGCAAAGATGAAAAGGAAACCAGGCCTTCTGAGAACCTTGGACAGGTGCTGTTTGGTGAACGAATTGAGTCTTCTCCCTACAAG CTCACCTTTAAAGAAGATGTTAAATGTCAGAAAGTGTGCACAAAATCCTACAAGAAGGCGAACAAAGAGGATGCATCCAAACTCGATTTTCTCAAGATGGGAATGCAGTTGAACTACCAGCACCACTG GATAATTGACAACATGCCGGTGACATGGTGCTACGATGTGGAAGATGACCAGAAGTACTGCAACCCGGGCTTCCCTATTGGCTGCCTTGTGAACCAAGAAGGACGAGCTAAAGATGCCTGCGTTATCAAT TCCGATTTCAACAAGAAGAACACATTCTACGTCTTCAACCATGTGGACATCAAGATCACTTACCACAGCGAAGAATTGGAAGCATGGAAAGGGGCTCGGCTGGTCGCTGCCACTCTGGAGCCAAAGAG TATCAAACATGCCGATGAAAACAAGCCAATCTGTGACGGAGTCGTCCCGATGGAGGTCCCTGGGGTGTTCGATAAAGATTTGTCCATAGTCTACacctactctgtttcatttgaG cacagCACGTTGATCAAGTGGGCCTCTAGGTGGGACTACATCCTGGTGTCCATGCCTCACACCAACATCCAGTGGTTTAG CATCATGAACTCCTTGGTCATTGTCCTCTTCCTGTCTGGCATGGTTGCCATGATCATGCTGAGAACTCTGCACAAGGACATTGCCAGATACAACCAGGTGGACCAG GGAGACTTCATAAAGCTTCCAAGGACCAAGGAAAAATCCTCTGTGCCTTAC GAGGACGCACAGGAGGAGTCGGGATGGAAGCAGGTGCACGGGGATGTTTTCCGGCCCCCCAGGAAAGGGATGTTGTTGTCCGTGTTCCTCGGACAGGGCACCCAGATCTTCATCATGACCTTCATCACTCTCT TTTGTCCCCTGTAGTCCTGGCCGTGTCTAGGTTTCCTGTCGCCGGCCAACAGAGGGGCTCTCATGACGTGTTCTGTGGTCCTCTGGGTACTGCTGGGAACGCCTGCTGGCTATGTGTCTGCTCGCCTCTACAAAA CTTTTGGAGGTGAAAAGTGGAAGACGAACGTGTTGCTGACAGCCCTCCTGTGCCCAGG TATTGTGTTTGCAGACTTCTTCCTGATGAACCTGATCCTTTGGGTCGAAGGTTCCTCGGCAGCGATCCCCTTCGGCACTCTCGTGGCCATTTTGGCTCTGTGGTTTGGAATCTCTGTGCCCCTCACCTTCCTCGGCGCCTACTTTGGATTCAAGAAAGCT GCGATTGAGCAACCAGTGAGAACCAACCAAATCCCTCGTCAAATTCCTGAGCAGTCCTTCTTTACAAAACCTGTACCTGGTATAGTGATGGGTGGGATCCTGCCCTTTGGCTGCATCTTCATCCAGCTGTTCTTCATTCTCAACAGCATTTG GTCTCATCAGATGTACTACATGTTCGGGTTCCTGTTCTTGGTTTTCCTTATACTTCTCATCACTTGCTCTGAGGCCACAATCCTGCTCTGCTACTTCCACCTGTGTGCTGAG GACTACCACTGGTGGTGGCGTTCCTTCCTCACCAGCGGCTTCACAGCAGTGTATCTCTTCATCTACGCTGTGCATTACTTCTTCTCAAAGCTGCAAATTATCGGCGCAGCCAGCACCTTCCTCTACTTCGGATACACAATGATTATGgtcctcatcttcttcctcttcacag